One window of Candidatus Poribacteria bacterium genomic DNA carries:
- a CDS encoding XRE family transcriptional regulator, with translation MSKRIKFEKSSGNVFKDLDLPDAEELFLKAKLGFEVFQIIEDRKLTQAEAAKILGVKQPEISRLKQGRFNHYSVERLLMFLNQLNRDIEIRIIPSENRKGQQRVVAV, from the coding sequence ATGAGCAAGAGGATTAAATTTGAAAAGAGTTCAGGCAATGTCTTTAAGGATTTAGACTTGCCAGACGCGGAAGAACTATTCCTTAAAGCGAAGCTTGGGTTTGAGGTGTTCCAGATTATAGAAGATCGCAAGTTAACCCAGGCTGAGGCGGCAAAGATTTTAGGTGTGAAGCAACCTGAGATCTCCCGACTAAAACAAGGACGGTTTAATCACTATAGTGTAGAACGACTGTTGATGTTTCTGAACCAATTGAATCGCGATATTGAAATTCGCATTATTCCCTCAGAAAATAGGAAGGGACAACAACGAGTGGTCGCTGTTTAG
- the hisH gene encoding imidazole glycerol phosphate synthase subunit HisH — protein MIAIIDYEAGNLTSVARALTHLGYKNEITSTAETILAADRVIFPGVGAAKATMQTLQKRGLNQVLADFFRTGKPMLGICIGIQILFEHSEEEDAECLGLLPGYVKKYPVADIETQTETLKVPQIGWNEVYQTKPHAIFEGVPNPAHFYFVNSYYPEPATADIMIGKTKYGLEFCSAIAHDNLIATQFHLEKSGRVGLKMLNNFLRE, from the coding sequence ATGATTGCAATTATAGATTACGAAGCTGGGAACCTTACGAGTGTTGCGCGTGCTTTGACACATCTCGGCTATAAAAATGAGATTACATCCACCGCTGAGACGATACTAGCCGCTGACCGCGTTATTTTTCCGGGGGTTGGTGCCGCAAAAGCCACGATGCAGACGTTACAGAAACGCGGGTTGAACCAAGTGCTCGCCGATTTTTTTCGCACCGGCAAACCGATGCTCGGTATCTGCATCGGTATCCAGATCCTTTTTGAACACAGCGAGGAAGAGGATGCCGAATGTCTGGGGCTCCTACCGGGATATGTAAAGAAATATCCGGTGGCTGATATAGAAACACAGACCGAGACACTCAAGGTTCCACAAATTGGTTGGAACGAAGTGTATCAGACCAAACCGCACGCAATCTTTGAAGGTGTTCCAAATCCCGCCCACTTCTATTTCGTCAATTCCTACTATCCTGAGCCCGCGACAGCGGACATCATGATAGGGAAGACGAAGTACGGTCTTGAATTCTGCAGTGCAATTGCCCACGATAATCTCATTGCAACGCAGTTTCACCTTGAAAAGAGTGGGCGCGTCGGGCTAAAGATGCTTAATAACTTTCTGAGAGAATAG
- the ribD gene encoding bifunctional diaminohydroxyphosphoribosylaminopyrimidine deaminase/5-amino-6-(5-phosphoribosylamino)uracil reductase RibD — MDEIHRAFMQRALDLARRAKGRTSPNPLVGAVIVKEERVIGEGYHQKAGTPHAEVHALNAAGEAAKGATLYTNLEPCCHWGRTPPCTEALIRAGIVQVYVAEVDPNPSVAGKGVQRLQNAGINVHVGVCRQEASDLNEVHRKYIQTGKPFVILKTAMSLDGKIATVSGESQWITSEASRQRGHEVRDAVDAILVGRGTVARDNPALTTRLQNREGQDAIRIVLDSHGRTRADARIFNLDSESGVIVAVTPEAPAENIDALEKAGAEVIIVPVAHGNRVCFERLMAILGKREITSVLIEGGSEINASALAAGIIDKVMCFIAPKLIGGQDAVGPIGGLGIRSLSDARNLRRVSITPMPEHDFLIEGYL; from the coding sequence ATGGACGAAATACATAGAGCCTTTATGCAACGTGCGCTGGATTTAGCACGGCGGGCAAAAGGACGGACGAGTCCGAACCCTCTCGTCGGGGCGGTCATTGTCAAAGAGGAAAGGGTTATCGGTGAAGGGTATCACCAGAAAGCAGGAACACCCCACGCCGAAGTCCATGCGCTTAACGCCGCGGGTGAAGCCGCCAAAGGTGCGACGCTTTATACAAACCTTGAACCGTGTTGTCATTGGGGGCGGACGCCTCCCTGCACAGAAGCACTGATTCGAGCCGGGATCGTGCAGGTCTACGTCGCGGAAGTCGATCCGAATCCGAGTGTCGCCGGCAAAGGGGTTCAACGACTCCAAAATGCGGGCATAAACGTCCATGTAGGTGTCTGCAGGCAAGAGGCGTCTGACCTAAACGAGGTGCATCGGAAATACATTCAAACTGGCAAGCCGTTTGTGATTCTCAAGACCGCGATGAGCCTTGACGGGAAAATCGCCACTGTTTCTGGGGAATCGCAATGGATTACGTCCGAGGCATCACGGCAGCGAGGGCATGAAGTTCGGGACGCCGTCGATGCGATCCTCGTCGGCAGAGGAACAGTCGCACGTGATAACCCCGCGCTGACGACACGACTTCAGAACAGAGAAGGGCAAGACGCAATCCGGATTGTGTTAGATTCGCACGGAAGAACACGCGCGGACGCACGCATTTTTAACCTTGATAGTGAATCAGGCGTTATCGTGGCGGTGACGCCAGAGGCACCCGCTGAAAACATCGATGCCCTCGAAAAGGCTGGTGCGGAGGTGATAATCGTACCAGTAGCACACGGAAACCGGGTCTGTTTCGAGCGTTTGATGGCGATATTAGGGAAACGTGAGATAACAAGCGTCCTGATAGAGGGAGGTAGCGAAATCAACGCTTCAGCCCTCGCCGCTGGTATCATCGACAAGGTTATGTGCTTCATTGCCCCCAAACTCATCGGTGGGCAGGATGCCGTTGGACCGATCGGCGGTTTAGGGATCCGTAGTTTGAGTGATGCAAGGAACCTCCGACGCGTCAGTATTACACCGATGCCTGAACACGACTTTCTAATTGAGGGGTATCTATAG
- a CDS encoding type II toxin-antitoxin system RelE/ParE family toxin, translating into MDHERINLREAVWIGDSKARLKEFPQPVQKDIGDALFIVQAGSISPAAKPFKGVGSGVFEIRSDYRTDTYRAVYAVKIGERVYVLHCFQKKSKRGIKTPKKEVDLIKRRLRMAQELEESYEQED; encoded by the coding sequence ATGGATCATGAGAGAATAAACTTAAGAGAAGCCGTATGGATCGGAGATTCTAAGGCAAGACTGAAGGAATTTCCTCAGCCTGTCCAAAAAGATATTGGGGACGCTTTATTTATTGTTCAGGCTGGCAGCATATCTCCAGCGGCTAAACCATTTAAAGGTGTTGGCTCAGGGGTTTTTGAAATACGATCGGATTATCGAACCGATACTTATCGCGCCGTATATGCAGTGAAAATTGGAGAGCGAGTTTATGTGCTGCATTGTTTTCAAAAAAAATCGAAGCGCGGAATTAAAACTCCTAAGAAAGAGGTAGACCTTATCAAGAGACGCCTCAGAATGGCGCAAGAACTGGAGGAAAGTTATGAGCAAGAGGATTAA
- a CDS encoding oxygen-independent coproporphyrinogen III oxidase, whose protein sequence is MNYPPKTATSIYIHIPFCATKCYYCAFNTYTFHKEEAKAYLTALRTEMELYASEADPLQTVFIGGGTPSILSADALVGLFADIHQHFQITPNAEMTVECNPGTVNNEKLKVMRDNGVNRLSFGLQAMQDETLKQLGRIHTVAEFLQSYRLAREADFENINIDLIFALPDQTMAAWQHTLKEVITLEPNHISAYNLVMEEATPFYEWWQAGKLQLPTEDTEADMFQYTIDTLTAQGYVHYEICNFARPDHFARHNLVYWNNQPCVGLGAGACGYIDSVRYTNIRGIAPYIRKLSERHKPIADTECMTGHAEKAETLMLALRKREGISLEAYQDRFGEDIEVAFGGILKKWIGLQLMERTDTHLRLTPCGLFLANEVFVELM, encoded by the coding sequence ATGAACTATCCTCCTAAAACCGCTACTTCCATATACATTCACATCCCCTTTTGCGCGACGAAGTGCTACTATTGTGCTTTCAATACGTATACCTTCCATAAAGAGGAGGCGAAAGCATACCTGACGGCACTCCGCACAGAGATGGAACTCTATGCCTCGGAAGCCGATCCGCTACAAACGGTTTTCATCGGCGGTGGTACCCCTTCTATCCTCTCTGCGGACGCTTTGGTAGGGTTATTTGCGGATATACATCAGCATTTCCAAATAACGCCGAACGCTGAGATGACCGTAGAATGCAATCCGGGAACCGTCAATAATGAGAAGTTGAAGGTGATGCGGGATAACGGCGTGAATCGGCTCAGTTTCGGTTTGCAAGCCATGCAAGACGAAACCTTAAAGCAGTTAGGCAGAATCCACACCGTTGCCGAATTCCTGCAGAGTTATCGCCTCGCCCGTGAAGCCGATTTTGAGAACATCAACATCGACCTCATTTTCGCACTCCCTGATCAAACGATGGCAGCGTGGCAGCACACTCTCAAGGAAGTCATTACTCTTGAACCCAACCACATTTCAGCCTATAACCTCGTTATGGAGGAGGCTACCCCGTTCTATGAATGGTGGCAAGCCGGTAAACTCCAGCTTCCGACCGAGGACACCGAAGCGGATATGTTCCAATATACTATTGATACACTCACGGCGCAGGGGTATGTCCATTATGAAATCTGTAACTTCGCCAGACCCGACCACTTCGCGCGACACAACCTTGTCTACTGGAACAACCAGCCGTGTGTCGGGCTCGGCGCAGGTGCGTGCGGATATATCGATAGTGTGCGTTATACGAATATTCGGGGTATCGCTCCGTACATCCGCAAACTCTCCGAGCGTCATAAGCCGATCGCCGATACCGAATGCATGACGGGACACGCTGAGAAGGCGGAAACGCTCATGCTTGCACTTCGGAAGCGCGAAGGTATTTCTCTTGAGGCGTATCAAGACCGATTCGGCGAAGACATCGAAGTCGCATTTGGGGGTATCCTCAAAAAGTGGATTGGTTTGCAATTGATGGAACGCACGGATACACATCTCCGCCTCACCCCGTGCGGTCTTTTCCTCGCAAACGAGGTCTTTGTGGAATTGATGTGA
- a CDS encoding redoxin domain-containing protein, which translates to MAAVQENVEDYAAYTAIPLAIAGQWPRELRGYAEKNGIAFPLLVDKTRSVIKSYGVYHWLSLEAYNIARPATFIIDKTGLIRYMYIGSHQFDLAKQTEILESLKDIAALEK; encoded by the coding sequence TTGGCAGCAGTGCAAGAAAACGTTGAAGACTACGCAGCATATACAGCGATCCCACTCGCCATCGCGGGACAGTGGCCCCGTGAACTCCGAGGCTATGCCGAGAAAAACGGCATTGCCTTCCCGCTACTGGTAGACAAAACACGGAGCGTTATCAAAAGTTACGGTGTCTATCATTGGCTCAGTTTAGAGGCTTACAATATTGCGCGTCCGGCAACATTTATCATTGACAAAACAGGGCTTATTAGATATATGTATATCGGTTCGCATCAATTTGATCTCGCAAAACAGACGGAAATCCTTGAATCCCTGAAAGACATAGCGGCACTTGAAAAATGA
- a CDS encoding zinc-binding dehydrogenase, whose protein sequence is MKTGKVAVFTQTQTPMEFREYPIPSVTPDDLLVRIRMANICGSDLHFWRGHGPKIESGIPQVLGHEMIGTIEAMGRNITTDSTGQPLTEGDRIAYSYFKPCQRCWMCLNGKPGCPNRYRDWLGVSSEQSPHFHGAYGEYYYMKPGHWVFKVPDTLPDALVSPINCALSEVIYGLNQIGITLGDTVVIQGAGGLGLYATAVAKEMGAGKIIVFDRLPARLALAQEFGADEILNVDEIDMKSRIEYVLDQTRGIGADLVAEFVGSPRVLAEGVEMLRWGGRYLWIGNINLGFPTEIDPGNIVRCSKAIRGVIVYEPWVIPRALDFLSRTRDRYPFHKIISDTFPFSDINEAFSYADSGEAIRVGLEFDAIH, encoded by the coding sequence ATGAAAACTGGAAAAGTTGCTGTCTTTACACAAACGCAAACGCCTATGGAATTTCGGGAATATCCGATTCCATCCGTTACACCCGATGATCTGCTCGTCCGGATCCGTATGGCGAACATTTGCGGCTCCGACCTGCACTTCTGGCGCGGACACGGACCGAAAATAGAGAGCGGTATCCCGCAAGTGCTCGGACACGAAATGATCGGCACGATTGAAGCAATGGGACGCAATATCACAACCGATAGCACAGGACAGCCGTTAACCGAAGGCGACCGTATTGCTTATTCCTACTTCAAACCGTGTCAACGCTGTTGGATGTGCCTCAACGGCAAACCGGGGTGTCCGAACCGCTATCGAGATTGGCTCGGTGTTTCCAGCGAACAGTCGCCTCACTTTCACGGTGCTTATGGCGAGTACTACTACATGAAACCCGGACATTGGGTGTTCAAGGTGCCCGACACACTCCCCGATGCCCTCGTATCCCCCATCAACTGTGCCTTGTCTGAGGTCATTTACGGACTCAACCAGATCGGTATCACACTCGGCGATACCGTGGTCATCCAAGGTGCCGGTGGGCTTGGCCTCTACGCGACCGCGGTTGCAAAGGAGATGGGCGCAGGGAAGATCATTGTCTTCGATCGGCTTCCTGCACGCCTTGCCCTCGCACAGGAATTCGGCGCGGATGAGATCCTCAACGTTGACGAAATTGACATGAAATCACGAATCGAATACGTCCTCGATCAGACCCGCGGCATTGGCGCAGACCTTGTTGCTGAGTTTGTAGGATCGCCGCGCGTCCTCGCCGAAGGCGTGGAGATGCTCCGGTGGGGTGGACGCTATCTCTGGATCGGCAACATCAATCTCGGATTCCCCACAGAGATCGATCCCGGCAACATCGTTCGCTGTAGTAAAGCAATTCGTGGCGTGATTGTCTATGAGCCGTGGGTTATCCCGCGAGCACTTGATTTCCTGAGCCGAACCCGAGATAGGTATCCGTTCCACAAAATCATCTCCGATACTTTCCCGTTCAGCGACATTAACGAAGCTTTCTCTTATGCCGATAGTGGCGAGGCAATCCGAGTCGGACTCGAATTCGATGCGATTCATTAA
- a CDS encoding bifunctional 3,4-dihydroxy-2-butanone-4-phosphate synthase/GTP cyclohydrolase II: MPTNTFNTIPEALSAIQNGEMIIVVDDPDRENEGDLIMAAEKVTAERINFMAKYGRGLICLPTCSERLAELELHPMVASNTAQMQTAFTVTIDAKEVTTGISAQERAYTIQKFVNPDAVPSDFVRPGHIFPLEAKPGGVLRRAGHTEATVDLARMAGLYPAGVLCEILNEDGSMARVPQLMEFAAQHQLKIITISDLIAYRRETETLIRRVATADIPTEHGEFKLYAYESTDTSGETVEGDKTHIALTKGDLADPAPILVRVHSQCLTGDVFGSLRCDCGEQLEIALRTIEEEGRGVLVYMRQEGRGMGLKGKLRAYQLQDNDGLDTVEANEHLGFPADLRDYGIGAQILADLGVQKMRLMTNNPQKVTGLSGHGLEIVERIPLQTTPNAFNRRYLETKRSKLGHLLLHEE, from the coding sequence ATGCCAACAAATACATTTAATACCATTCCTGAAGCGCTCTCTGCAATCCAGAACGGGGAAATGATTATCGTCGTTGATGATCCTGACCGCGAGAACGAAGGCGATCTCATCATGGCGGCAGAAAAGGTGACAGCGGAGCGGATTAATTTCATGGCGAAATACGGTAGGGGATTGATATGCTTACCTACCTGTTCGGAACGCCTTGCTGAGCTTGAACTTCACCCCATGGTGGCATCCAACACGGCGCAAATGCAGACCGCCTTCACGGTTACTATTGATGCGAAAGAGGTGACAACCGGTATCTCTGCACAAGAGCGCGCCTACACCATCCAGAAATTCGTTAATCCTGACGCTGTCCCTTCAGATTTCGTCCGCCCCGGACATATCTTTCCTTTAGAAGCGAAACCCGGGGGGGTTCTCCGGCGCGCAGGGCACACCGAAGCCACCGTCGATTTAGCGCGAATGGCGGGCCTATATCCGGCGGGTGTCCTCTGCGAGATACTCAACGAAGATGGCAGTATGGCACGCGTTCCTCAACTCATGGAATTCGCCGCGCAACATCAACTCAAAATCATCACGATCTCCGACCTCATTGCATACCGTCGTGAAACAGAAACGCTGATTCGGCGCGTCGCGACCGCTGATATACCCACCGAACATGGTGAGTTCAAACTGTACGCCTACGAAAGTACGGATACAAGTGGTGAAACCGTTGAGGGAGATAAAACGCATATTGCCCTCACAAAGGGCGATTTGGCCGATCCAGCGCCAATCTTGGTCCGGGTGCACTCACAATGTCTCACGGGCGATGTCTTCGGTTCCCTGAGATGTGATTGCGGCGAACAACTCGAAATCGCGCTTAGAACCATTGAGGAGGAGGGCAGAGGGGTCCTCGTCTACATGCGACAAGAGGGCAGAGGAATGGGGTTGAAAGGGAAGTTGAGGGCATATCAGTTGCAGGACAATGACGGATTAGACACCGTTGAAGCCAATGAACATCTTGGGTTCCCCGCAGATTTACGAGATTACGGCATTGGGGCGCAGATCTTAGCCGATTTAGGTGTTCAAAAGATGCGACTGATGACAAACAACCCGCAAAAAGTCACGGGATTGTCAGGACACGGACTTGAAATCGTCGAGCGTATTCCGTTACAAACCACACCGAATGCATTTAACCGCCGATATTTAGAAACAAAACGTTCCAAACTCGGCCACCTCCTCCTGCATGAGGAGTAA
- a CDS encoding redoxin domain-containing protein: MSRKNKVLNIGDTAPLFTLPSHQRGEVSLETYHGVQHVILTFFRGTW, encoded by the coding sequence ATGTCACGGAAAAACAAGGTTCTCAATATCGGTGATACTGCGCCGCTATTCACACTCCCATCGCATCAACGTGGTGAGGTATCCCTTGAAACGTATCACGGGGTGCAACACGTCATCCTCACCTTTTTCCGAGGGACGTGGTGA
- a CDS encoding riboflavin synthase — protein MFTGIVEELGTIRSVQVKPQGAILEIQADDVLSDAKVGDSIAIDGACLTIRFLTSETFTVDISAETLRRTTLGERKVGEHVNLERSLRLSDRLGGHLVLGHVDEVATIRTWKDEGDASVMQVTMSRTTKPYIAYKGSITIDGVSLTVSNVHADAFEVTLIPHTKDVTTFGTKRDGAKVNLEVDIVARYLETLLKNSEDKTEWRKQSSSETLNLNFLAKHGYID, from the coding sequence ATGTTCACTGGGATCGTCGAGGAACTCGGAACGATTAGAAGCGTACAGGTTAAACCTCAAGGGGCTATCCTTGAAATTCAGGCGGATGACGTTCTCAGTGATGCGAAGGTCGGCGACAGTATTGCTATTGATGGTGCGTGTCTTACGATCCGTTTCCTCACATCCGAAACATTCACTGTGGATATTTCCGCGGAGACCTTACGCCGCACAACCTTGGGTGAACGAAAGGTAGGAGAACACGTCAATTTAGAGCGTTCACTCCGGCTCAGTGATAGATTAGGCGGACACCTCGTCCTTGGACACGTCGATGAGGTCGCGACGATTCGTACGTGGAAAGATGAAGGGGATGCCTCTGTGATGCAAGTGACAATGAGTCGGACCACTAAACCCTACATCGCATACAAAGGATCCATCACCATCGACGGTGTGAGTCTAACTGTATCAAATGTACACGCGGATGCCTTTGAAGTTACGCTGATCCCGCATACAAAGGACGTTACGACCTTCGGGACGAAACGGGACGGTGCAAAGGTGAACCTTGAAGTTGACATTGTGGCGCGTTATCTCGAAACACTCCTGAAAAATAGCGAAGATAAGACGGAGTGGCGCAAACAGTCCTCTTCTGAAACCCTTAATTTGAACTTTTTAGCGAAACACGGCTATATCGATTAA
- a CDS encoding GAF domain-containing protein has translation MLTFFLLLFVLLINVSTHLFQISEYYPAVSHCYYGVIVLSVLYMKPRAQNILFGVTAVANWLYVFRYPRHTESIIIALLYPFVVYGVIRIIRHFQTQRRSGVEQIEEINSVNANLEKQVRDISTLFEVSQSANTGLDLEGLFQRIIEILSKRLGIYRGALHLYENGKVVTSTEVVLGLTPAEMKRGTDNQIEDIQKQVLASGKAIGVPQTRSPRSYVKLFEPERVESKDVIAFWCIPIIVEENVIGTLTIDKASDEFSAEDDRRLLTIIASIIAQRVKIQQTIDALVESERMATLGRLVRTIAHEVRNPLGSIRLGTQLLQHSDVEFGSAGAHHSVTSDHIETYSESLSQNEINEYTGIIIKEVDRLNRFIEQLLAFSKPAMEVAKLSDIHQLLDNSLAICRPELELRSITVITQYGDCPEVNVNEDGITQVLLNLFYNAIEAMEAEGTLTIQTEYVPETKVVHVRVQDDGPGISPEDISMLFDPFYTTKQKGTGLGLYISEKILAEHRGSIEVDADLEVGTAFVMTLPVH, from the coding sequence ATGCTAACGTTCTTTCTTCTACTCTTTGTGCTTCTGATTAACGTCAGTACGCATCTGTTCCAGATATCGGAATACTATCCGGCGGTAAGCCACTGTTACTACGGGGTGATTGTTCTGTCGGTTCTTTACATGAAACCCCGTGCGCAGAACATTTTATTTGGCGTCACCGCTGTAGCCAATTGGCTTTACGTCTTCCGTTATCCGAGGCATACGGAAAGTATTATCATAGCATTGCTCTATCCGTTTGTCGTCTATGGCGTTATCCGCATTATTCGTCACTTCCAAACCCAGAGACGCAGTGGTGTCGAACAGATAGAAGAAATAAACAGTGTCAACGCAAATTTAGAAAAACAGGTTCGGGACATATCTACGCTTTTTGAGGTGAGCCAATCGGCGAACACTGGCCTCGATCTGGAGGGGCTCTTTCAGCGTATCATTGAAATTTTATCCAAGCGCCTCGGTATCTATCGTGGGGCTTTGCATCTCTATGAAAACGGGAAGGTCGTTACTTCCACAGAAGTCGTTTTAGGACTGACACCAGCAGAGATGAAGCGTGGGACTGATAACCAGATAGAAGACATCCAGAAACAGGTACTTGCTTCAGGGAAAGCGATCGGCGTTCCACAAACCCGAAGTCCACGCAGTTACGTCAAACTCTTTGAACCGGAACGGGTTGAATCCAAAGACGTAATTGCTTTCTGGTGTATTCCGATTATCGTGGAAGAAAACGTTATCGGGACACTGACGATAGACAAAGCCTCAGATGAATTTTCCGCAGAGGATGACCGACGGCTCTTGACGATTATCGCTTCTATTATTGCACAGCGCGTCAAAATCCAACAGACAATCGACGCGCTCGTTGAATCTGAACGGATGGCGACCCTCGGTCGGTTGGTCCGAACGATAGCACACGAGGTCCGAAATCCTTTAGGTAGTATTCGACTCGGCACACAACTGCTCCAACACAGCGATGTAGAGTTCGGTTCAGCGGGAGCACACCATAGCGTAACTTCCGATCACATCGAAACCTATTCCGAAAGCCTCTCTCAAAACGAGATTAATGAATATACAGGGATCATTATAAAAGAGGTGGACAGGCTGAACCGATTCATTGAACAATTACTTGCCTTCAGCAAACCTGCAATGGAAGTCGCAAAACTGAGCGATATCCATCAGCTCCTTGATAATAGTTTGGCGATCTGTCGACCAGAGTTGGAACTTCGTTCTATCACAGTTATCACGCAATACGGCGACTGTCCAGAGGTCAATGTAAATGAGGACGGAATCACACAGGTGCTTCTGAATCTATTTTACAACGCCATAGAAGCAATGGAAGCGGAGGGGACTTTGACAATTCAGACGGAATACGTTCCAGAAACGAAAGTTGTGCATGTCCGAGTTCAAGATGACGGACCCGGGATTTCACCTGAAGATATATCGATGCTGTTTGATCCATTCTATACCACTAAACAAAAAGGGACAGGGTTGGGACTTTATATCAGCGAAAAAATACTCGCCGAGCATCGCGGTAGCATTGAAGTCGATGCGGACCTCGAGGTGGGTACGGCGTTTGTTATGACGCTCCCTGTCCATTGA
- a CDS encoding 6,7-dimethyl-8-ribityllumazine synthase — protein sequence MPNVYEGYLLGEGLTFGIVVSRFNSFVTEKLLAGALDALKRHGVDLDTVDVFWTPGAFEIPGIAKRLAESERYDAVLCLGAVIRGATPHFDYVAAESAKGIANISSSTDIPVIYGVITTDTIEQALERAGIKAGNKGSEAAIAGIETANLYKTIEKVVT from the coding sequence ATGCCAAACGTTTATGAAGGATATCTCCTCGGCGAAGGTCTCACGTTCGGTATCGTCGTCAGCCGATTCAATAGTTTCGTTACCGAGAAACTTCTTGCTGGGGCCTTGGATGCCCTAAAACGGCACGGCGTCGATTTGGACACTGTCGATGTTTTTTGGACCCCCGGTGCTTTTGAAATTCCGGGGATAGCCAAACGTCTTGCAGAGAGCGAACGCTATGACGCCGTCCTCTGCCTCGGTGCTGTTATCCGAGGGGCGACCCCGCATTTTGATTATGTTGCCGCCGAAAGCGCGAAAGGAATCGCCAACATATCGTCCAGCACCGACATTCCTGTCATCTACGGTGTCATCACCACAGATACGATAGAACAAGCACTTGAACGCGCCGGTATCAAAGCAGGAAATAAAGGTTCTGAAGCCGCTATCGCGGGAATTGAGACAGCCAACCTTTACAAAACTATTGAAAAAGTTGTTACATGA